In Micrococcales bacterium, the sequence CCGGCCGTGGGGTCTGACCGTGGGCGCACCCCGAGAGAATGAGCGTTCCGATCAGACCAACCACGGCAGACCGCAAAACATGCTGGCGCATGTCTAGTTCGCTACACGGCCCAGACTCGGTCATAATCACAGGCACCGCCACCAACCCTAATATGCTTGATCGCGTCATGTGTTCCAGGGCCATAGATACCGTCCTGGATTGTGGACGAGACCTTTTGGGCATAAACCACCGCAGCCTTAGTGTTAGCACCAAAAATGCCATCATAGGTGAGGGGCTTCCCATAGCAAACGGCCAGCGTCTGTTGGAGAACCTTCACACCCATGCCCTGGTTTCCCAGGCCCAAGATGCACCGGCGGGCTGCGACACTGTTGGCCGTGGATAGAGTTGGTACGTAGACATTGAATTGCTTGTAGAAGCCGATTGCCGAGATGTAGGTGGAGCAAGGGGTTTTTAGAACTGCAGCTTGCGCTTCGTTTTTGGCCGCCGGGCCGGCCGCGACTAACATAGCAGCGAGAAAAGCGGCCGCAATCAGCGACGCGCCGACTCGCCTAATAGGTAGAGAGAGAGTTTATTCGACATTTTCGTTATTCCTTGTCTGTCGTAAGGTAATTGGGCTGATTCAATTGGAATAGGAAGTGTCTTTTCAACTATGGCAAGCGTAGGCAAAATGCGAGCCCAGGAACAGTAGCGAACCGGTTGTAATACTGCCGCCCCAGTCCTTGGCTCCAAGCTAGCACGCAGCCACCGATCGAGCGGAATGGGTTGGGTAACAATTCGGTCACGGGTTTTCGTATTTGGTAGAGGATCTTGGAGAATCCGCAGGTGGTGGGCTTGGAGGCGCCGGGAGCCAGCTTCGGGTCCGAAACATGGGACCTTTGGGACTGGTGCAGCCACCTGGCCGGGCCACGTCTTCGCGAGACCCGGTGGATCTGTCGGGTCGTCGCCAACCCTATCGCTGTCACCTGGGGTTTCGCTCCGAGCACTTCCTGTGCTCCGGCAGATCGAGCAGGTCTCGCGGGGCTGGGTCAGGGCGTTGGTGACACACTAGCACCTAGGTGGTACACTTGGCCTATGCCAACGGCCCTACCCAGGTATCAGGTCACTGAAACCCCACCGGTTCGACGCGCCATTGACCTTGCGGCCCAGCGCTGGCCGGACAAACCCAGGTCAAAGCTGCTGCTGGACGTAATTGGTGCTGGCGCTCGCAGCCTCGAGCTTGAACTAGACCAGGCCCAACTTGAACATGCCCATCGGGTCGAGGCCGCCGCGGGCTGCCTGACCGGTGCGTTTGGCCCAGGTTATCTCCAGAACTTGCGCCAAGACTGGCCCGAATGATCACGCTTGACGCCAGTTGCCTAATCGCGCTGTTAGATGGCCAGGACCGGCATCACAAACGGGCCACAGCCATTGTGGCGGCCGGGCGGCCCGGCGAGATGCAGATCCACAGCATCAACTTGGCAGAGGTTCTAGTGGGAGCGGTCCGGGTGGGCGAAACGGCCAGGACCCTGTCCAGCATCGAGGCGATGGGTATCACGGCTTACGCCACGGCGGATCAAGAGCCCCTTCGCCTGGCCGAAGTCCGCCACCAAACCGGCCTAAAGCTGCCAGACTGCTGTGCGCTGGTCGCGGCGCTGGCCAAGGGCCTAACCCTCGCCACCTTCGACCAGGACCTAGCCAAGGCCGCCCGGCAGCTGGGTATCACGGTGGTCGACTAGTTCGGCGCCACCACGCACAGGACTTGGCCGGCGGCGACCCTCGCGCCTGGCTGGGCGCTAAGCGATTGGACCACGCCGGCGGTGGGGGCGGCCAGTGGCTGTTCCATTTTCATGGCCTCGAGCACAATCAGCACGTCACCCTCGGCCACCGCCTGGCCTTCGGTCACCGCTACCCGGATGACCGTGCCTTGCATTGGCGCGGTCACCTGGCCGTCGCTGCCCCGGCCCAGTTTGGTGCCGGCTGTCTTGCGGGCGGAGCGACGCGGAGCGGCCGCCCCGCCCGCCAAGCCAACACCGGCGGCGGTCAGGGCTGCCGGCAGGATCACTTCGAGGCGTTTGCCGTCGACTTGGACCACCATCCGGGCGGTCGGTTCAGGCGAGGGCAGGCCGGATTCGTTGACGGTGGCTGGTGCTAGTTCGGCCAGGGTCAAAGCAAACTCAGATTCGAGCCAGCCGGTGTGGATCGAGAAGTCATCGGCGAAATCGGCCGTCTCGACCACTGCCCGGTGGAAGTTGCGAACTGTGGCGACGCCATCGGCCTTGAACTCACGCAAAGCCCGGCGCGAACGCTCCAAGGCCTGTTGACGCGAGGCGCCAGAGACTATCACCTTGCCAATCAGCGAGTCATACGATCCGGTCAAGGCGTCGCCGATCTCATAGCCAAAGTCGCAGCGCACGCCCGGGCCGCCGGGCAGGCGCAAATCGGTCAGCGTGCCAGGGACCGGCAAAAAGCCATTGGCCGGGTCCTCACCATTGATCCTGAACTCAATGGCGTGGCCCGTCACTGGAACTGATTCGTAGCCCAGAGCCTCGCCAGCCGCCAAGCGGAATTGTTCACGCACCAGGTCAACTCCAGTGACCGCTTCAGTCACCGGGTGTTCGACCTGCAAGCGCGGGTTGACCTCCATGAAGAAAACCGAACCGTCGGAATCCAGCAGGAACTCACAGGTGGCAGCGCCCTTGTAGCCAACGGCCTGCAGGATGGCGCGCGAGGCCCCGGTCACCTGTTCGAGCTGGCACGGGCTGAGCCCAGGGGCCGGCGCCTCCTCAATCAGCTTTTGGTGCCGGCGCTGGACAGTGCAGTCCCGGGTCGAAACCACTGCCACGGTGCCACCGGCATCGGCCAGGCATTGTGTTTCGATGTGGCGCGGCCGGGTGACGTACTGTTCAACAAAAACCTCGCCGTTGTCGAAAGCCAGTTTGGCTTCGCGCTTGGCTGCGGCCAGGGCCTCGTCAACACCGTCGAGCGAGTCGATGACTCGCATGCCGCGCCCGCCGCCGCCGTGCGAAGCCTTGATCAGCAGTGGAAGTCCGTGCTGGCGGGCGAAGTCAGTGACGTCACTGGCCGCGGCCACCGGCGGGCTGGCCGCCACCAATGGTGCTCCGACTGAGGCCGCCACCGCCCGGGCCGCCACCTTATTACCCAGGGTCTCAAGTGCCTTGGCCGTTGGCCCCACCCAAGTCAGCCCGGCCGCCACCACCGCCCGGGCGAAGGCCGGAGATTCGGCCAAAAAGCCGTAGCCGGGATGGACCGTGTCCGCACCAGACTTGGTGGCCGCCGCCAAAACCGCCTCGATTGAGAGGTATGTTTCAGCCACCGATTCGCCGTCCAAGGCAAAGGCTTGATCTGCCATCCGCACATGCAACGCATCGCGGTCCTCAGGTGAGTAGACCGCGACTGAGGTCAGGCCGGCATCGGCGCAGGCCCGAGCGATCCGCACGGCAATCTCGCCCCGGTTGGCGATCAGCACCTTGGTCACTTTTGGCACTCAGCCACGCTAACGCGAACCCGGCCCAGGCGGCCCTGCCGCTAGCAACCAGGGCGCGGCGGGGCGGTTTGTGGCATCCCTACAACAGACCCGGTCGCCAAAGCTGAAGAATTGACAACCCCAGGCCATCCAGAAGTGTGCGCAGCAGCGGCAGCGACAGTCCCACCACGGCGTGCGGGTCGCCGTCCACGCCGTCGATGAACGGCCCGCCTAAGGCGTCAATGGTGAAGGCGCCGGCCACATTGAGTGGCTCGCCGGTGGCGACATAGGCTTTGATCTCCTGGTCAGTCATTTGGCCAAATCGCACAATGGCCGATGCCGTCCCACCGGTTTGCCTGGCCTCGGGGCCTCGGGCGTCAATTAGGTGGTGTCCGGTGTGTAAGGTGGCTGCCCGCCCGGCCTGTTGGCGGATCCGGCGGCAGGCATCTTCCGGGCCAGTGGGTTTGCCCAGTACTTCGCCGTCGAGTTCCAGCATTGAGTCGCAGCCCAACACCAGGGCCGGGCCGCAGTGGCGGGCGACGTCTTCAGCTTTGGCCCGAGCCAGCAGTTCGACCTGCTGTTTGGGGTCCAGGTTGGGCTGGCCGGCTTGGGCCTGTGTCAGCAGCTCGTCTTCGTTGATTGACGAGACCATCACCGAGGGCTCAATCCCGGCCGCCTTGAGAGTAGCCAGCCGGGCCGGCGAGGCCGAGGCCAGCACCAGCCGCACCGGGGCCGGCGCCTCAGGCATTAGGCCAGGCATCGGTCGCTTTGCCGCTCAGGTGCCGAAGGGGGCTACGGCGAGGACCTTGACGGCAACTTCTTTGCCGGTTGGGGTGGTGTAGCTGCGCTCTTCGCCTGGTTTGGCCCCCAGGATGGCCTTGCCCAGCGGGCTGGCCTCCGAATAGACATCAACGTCCAAATCGGCCGCCGCCTCGCGCGAGCCGAGCAGGAACTTCATTTCGTTGCCGGCCACGTTGGCGGTGACCACAGTGCCGGAGGCCACCACCGAAGCGTCGACCGGCGCTTCACCGACCTGGGCGGTTTTGAGCAGAGCCTTGAGCTGGGCGATCCGGCCGGCTAGCTTGGCCTGTTCCTCGCGGGCGGCGTGGTAGCCACCGTTTTCCTTCAGGTCGCCTTCGGCTCTGGCGGCCTCGATCCGGCTGACTATCTTGGCCATGGCCTCGCCTTGGAGGTGGGCCAACTCCTCTTGCAGGCGGTCGAAAGCCTGTTTGGTTAGCCAGGTGGTCATCGCTGTTACTCCGGGTTGTCTAATCGGGTACTGATCCAAGTCAGCGCCAGGCCCGGCCCCAATGGCGGGTACGGCGCGAAACGTCAATGGTAGAACAACTATGACCTGATTGCCGGTATTTCTGCTCCTGTTATTGGCCTTTCCCCGCGCGAGCCGTGGTGGATCCATAAGGAAGCCAAGCGAGTCGTGGTGGATCTACTAGCCTTCCTCGGATCTGTTGTTGTGACCAGGAAGTTTGCACTGGTGCCGGCTGGGCCTTGATAGATCGAACACGTCTGGGGGGCGGTTGTGGTAGATCAAGCACGTCTCGCGGGCCGCGCATCCCGGTTGCCAACCCATGGCCAACCCGCCAGCTCCCCGTGCCAGCCGGCGGGCCGGCATCGGGCAACAGCCGCAACCAGTCGGCCAGCCGGTTGCGGCTACCAAGCCCGAGCCTCTACAACCGGTGGCGGCGCCTAACCATCACCATGATTAGCCCCACGGCCACCAGCATCACAGCCAAGATGGCCGTCGCGGAGGCCGTTTCGGTGCCTGTAAATGACAAGCTTGAATGCGACTTGACTGGGTTGCCTGGCACAGTTGGTGCGCTGATTGTCAGCACGATACTCTCGCTGGTGCCATCGCTGAAGACAGCCTGGTAGACGTGAGTCCCGGCAGAAAGGGTCTTCAAATATGCCTCATTAAAGGTAATGACGGTGCTGCCCTGGGTCACGGCGTAATGCTTGGGATCGACTTCCACCCCGGCCTTGACCAGGCGAACAAACTTGCCGTGATCCGCGTCAACCCGAGCCTTGGCGCCCCCACTGCCCGGCCAGGTGCCGAAGTGCTCCAGCACCCGGTAGGTGACTGGTGGCGGGCCAACGCCGCCGGTTTGGCCGGTGATGGTGATGGTGACGTCTTGGTAGGTGCCCGAACCATCAAGAGCAGCCGCCCGGATGGTCACCGTGCCATTGGCAATGGCGGTGACTAAACCTCCCACATCAACGCTGGCGAAGGCCGCGCCGGAGATCAAGGTCCACGAAACCGCCTTGTTGGTGGCATCAGCCGGGGCGACGTTAGCCGCAAGTTGCAGCGTGCCGCCGTCGACGGAAATTGCCGTGCCACCGGTGATGGCGATGCCCGTCACCGGTACTGTCCCAGGCGTCGCCGGCTTGTAGGTGGCCGTCGCCGCGGCGTCGTTGGCCGGCATGGTGAACGTGGTGGTGGAGCTGGTGGCAAGGGCGAAGGTCCCGCCGCCAACACCGGTCCACCGGTCAAAGACCATGCCTGCCGCCGGCGCGTTAGCCGTGATCGCCACCGGCGTGCCAGCAGCGTAACTACCAGAACCGGTACCGGAGTTCACCGTCAGCTGGTAGGTGGTGATTCGGCCGGTGACGGTGATGGTGGTGTCTTGGTAGATAGCCGAACCATCAAGCGCGGTCGCCCTGATGGTCACCGTGCCGTTGGCAATGGCGGTGACCAAACCTGCCGCATCAACGCTGGCGAATCCCGCACCGGAAACCACGGTCCACGACACGGCCTGGTTGGTGGCGTCTGCCGGGGTGACGTTGGCCGTCAACTGCAGGGTGCCGCCGTTGATGGAAATTGCCGCGCCACCGGTGATCGAAATGCCAGTTACCGGCACTGGTACCACTGGTGCTGCCTTGTAGGTGGCCGTCACCGTGGCGTTGTTGCCCGGCATGGTGAAGCTGGTGGTGGCGTTGTTGGCGTTGGCGAAGGTCCCGCCGTTGCCACCAGTCCAGGTGTCGAAGACCATGTCTGCAGGTGGCGCATTGGCCGTGATTACTACCGGCGTGCCAGCGGCGTAGTCGCCCGAACCGGTGCCGGAGTTGACCGTCAACTGGAAGTTGGCGGTTTGGCCGGTGATGGTGATGGTGTGGTCTTGGTAGGTAGCCGAACCATCAAGCGCGGTCGCCCTGACCGTTACCGTGCCATCAGCCAAGGCCGTCACAAGGCCCCCAGCATCAACGCTGGCGAACGCCCCGCCGGAAACAATGGTCCACTCCACCGCCTTGTCAGTGGCATCTGCCGGGGTGATGTCAACAAAGAGGACTAGCGTGCCCCCCAATGTGGTAATGGTTGTGCCGCCGCCAATCGAAATACCCGTCACCGGAACTGTCCCCGGCGTTGCCGGTTTGTAGGTGGCTGTAACCGTGGCGTCGTTGGCCGGCATGGTGAAGCTGGTGGTGGCGCTGTTGGCGTTGGCCATGGCCCCACCGTTGCCGCCGGTCCATGCGTCAAAGACCAAACCCGATGCTGGCGCATCAGCTGTGATCACCACCGGCGTTCCGGCGGCGTAGGAGCCGGAACCGGTACCGGAGTTCACCGTCAGCACGTAGGTGGCGGTTTGGCCGGTGACGGTGATGGTGGTGTCTTGGTAGACAGCCGAACCATCCATCGCGGTCACCCGAACCGTGACCGTGCCGTCAGCTAGGGCGGTTACCAGGCCCCCAGCATCAACGCTGGCGGCGGCCGCGCCGGAGACCACGGTCCACGACACCGACTTGTTGGTGGCATTGGCCGGTGTCACATCCGCCGTTAGTTGCAGGGTGCCATCCTTGGCCGTGATAGCCGTGCCACCGCTAACTGTGATGCCTGTGACCAGTACTATCGCAGGCATTGTCGGTTTGTAGGTGGCTGTGACCGTGGCGTTGTTGGCCGGCATGGTGAAGGTGGTGGTGGCGTTGTTGGCGTTGTCGAAGACACCGCCGTTGCCACCGGTCCAAGTGTCGAAGATCATGCCCAGCGGCGGCGCATTGGCAGTAATCGCGACTGGCGTGCCAGAGGCGAAGCTGCCCGCGCCAATACCGGAGCTGACCGTCAACTGGTAGGTGGTGGTTTGGCCGGTAATGGTGATGTCCGTGGTCCCGAACACACCTGAACCGTCGTTGGCGGTTGCCCTGACCGTCACAGTGCCATCAGCCAAGGCTGTTACCAAGCCCCCGGCATCGACGCTGGCGGCGGCCGCGCCGGCATCGATGCTCCAGGTCACGGACTTGTCTGTGGCGCCTGCCGGGGTGACGTTGGCCGTTAGCTGCAAAGTGCCGTCCTTGGCCGTGATAGCCGTTCCACCGGTAATCGAAATGGCTGTCACCAGCACTGGCGCCGGCGTGTCCGGCTTGTAGGTGGCTGTGACCGTGGCGTTGTTGGCCGGCATGGTGAAGGTGGTGGTGGCGTTGTTGGCGTTGGTGAAGGTCCCGCCATTGCCCCCAGTCCAGGTGTCAAAGACCATGCCCGATGCCGGCGCATCAGCCGTGATTTCGACTGGCGTACCAGCGGCGTAGGCGCCGGAACCGGTGCCGGAGTTCACCGTCAGCTGGTAGTTGGCGGTTTGGCCGGTGATGGTGATGACAAGCGTGCCTTCAGTGTTAGAACCGTC encodes:
- a CDS encoding peptidoglycan-binding protein, with the protein product MLVAAGPAAKNEAQAAVLKTPCSTYISAIGFYKQFNVYVPTLSTANSVAARRCILGLGNQGMGVKVLQQTLAVCYGKPLTYDGIFGANTKAAVVYAQKVSSTIQDGIYGPGTHDAIKHIRVGGGACDYDRVWAV
- a CDS encoding type II toxin-antitoxin system VapC family toxin; protein product: MITLDASCLIALLDGQDRHHKRATAIVAAGRPGEMQIHSINLAEVLVGAVRVGETARTLSSIEAMGITAYATADQEPLRLAEVRHQTGLKLPDCCALVAALAKGLTLATFDQDLAKAARQLGITVVD
- a CDS encoding biotin/lipoyl-binding protein, coding for MPKVTKVLIANRGEIAVRIARACADAGLTSVAVYSPEDRDALHVRMADQAFALDGESVAETYLSIEAVLAAATKSGADTVHPGYGFLAESPAFARAVVAAGLTWVGPTAKALETLGNKVAARAVAASVGAPLVAASPPVAAASDVTDFARQHGLPLLIKASHGGGGRGMRVIDSLDGVDEALAAAKREAKLAFDNGEVFVEQYVTRPRHIETQCLADAGGTVAVVSTRDCTVQRRHQKLIEEAPAPGLSPCQLEQVTGASRAILQAVGYKGAATCEFLLDSDGSVFFMEVNPRLQVEHPVTEAVTGVDLVREQFRLAAGEALGYESVPVTGHAIEFRINGEDPANGFLPVPGTLTDLRLPGGPGVRCDFGYEIGDALTGSYDSLIGKVIVSGASRQQALERSRRALREFKADGVATVRNFHRAVVETADFADDFSIHTGWLESEFALTLAELAPATVNESGLPSPEPTARMVVQVDGKRLEVILPAALTAAGVGLAGGAAAPRRSARKTAGTKLGRGSDGQVTAPMQGTVIRVAVTEGQAVAEGDVLIVLEAMKMEQPLAAPTAGVVQSLSAQPGARVAAGQVLCVVAPN
- a CDS encoding Maf family nucleotide pyrophosphatase; this encodes MPEAPAPVRLVLASASPARLATLKAAGIEPSVMVSSINEDELLTQAQAGQPNLDPKQQVELLARAKAEDVARHCGPALVLGCDSMLELDGEVLGKPTGPEDACRRIRQQAGRAATLHTGHHLIDARGPEARQTGGTASAIVRFGQMTDQEIKAYVATGEPLNVAGAFTIDALGGPFIDGVDGDPHAVVGLSLPLLRTLLDGLGLSILQLWRPGLL
- the greA gene encoding transcription elongation factor GreA; this translates as MTTWLTKQAFDRLQEELAHLQGEAMAKIVSRIEAARAEGDLKENGGYHAAREEQAKLAGRIAQLKALLKTAQVGEAPVDASVVASGTVVTANVAGNEMKFLLGSREAAADLDVDVYSEASPLGKAILGAKPGEERSYTTPTGKEVAVKVLAVAPFGT